The sequence GAGCCAGGTCATCAAGCACCAGTCGCCCCTGGTCCAGGTCTTTCTCCGTCCTTTTGATCTGCCGTGGGTGTTTGTGGCCGATCACTGGGAGGCTGCGGATATCATGACGCGTCGTCTGAAGGAGTTTGACAGAGCTGATCAGACCATCTATACGTTTGAGGGTGTCGCTCCGAGTCATCACATTGTAATGCGTTCTTCAGACCCTCAGTTCAAGAGGAACAAGGAGCTTGTCCGAGACTTGATGTCGGTGAATTTCCTGCAGAATGTTGGTATCATGCCCCGATTCTTGGACTATTCTGACTTTTCTAGGTTTCTTCCCCCGAGATTTACGAAAAGTttgcccttcttgttgaTCTCTGGAATGGCAAGGCTCGTCTTTCCAACGGACGACCGTTTGACGCGGCCGAAGACATCCACAATGCAGCCCTtgacatcatcatggccgcttcctttggtcttggcctcgaaCAATCCCAGATTGCTAAGCAAACCAGAGAGCTTGAGGGTGCATCCAGCCCAGGCGGACGAGATGACGTTTTCGAGTTCAAGCAGGTGCCCCTCGACGAGGAACTTAGATTCTTCACGACACTGACAGACAGTATCATCGTTGCTGCCAGGTCGCCTCTGCCAAGACTAGGTCACTTTCTGTACAGGAATCTCTCACCGATGATGAGGCGAGCTGCAGCAGGTCGTGATAGGCTCAGGAACCGTGAGATTGCAAAGAGTGTTGAGCGGAGGAGATCTGGACATCCAGAGAGATGCGCTTTGGATAACATGCTGGCTCGAGAGGATGTCATTGCTGAAAAGGAGGGTCGGAAGCCAAACTATTACTCTCAGGTCATCCAGAGCGAGGTAAGTTGTGCTTAGACACTACTATTTGCGCTAACATTGTACAGCTCCTTGGGTACCTGGTGGGAGGCCACGACACCACCTCGTCTGTTATACGCTGGGCATGCAAGTACTTAACCGATGACCAGCGTGTGCAATCCCTTCTTCGAAAAGCCCTCTACCAAGCATACCCCGGGGCAGCGGCCGAGAACCGCCTCCCAACAGTTGCCGAGATCACCAAGAACCAGCACGTCGCTTATCTTGACGCCGTTATCGAGGAGTCTCTGAGACATTCCCGCGCTGCTAGCATCACTCTTCGCCAAGCTATGGTTGACACTCAGATTCTTGGTGTTCATATTCCAAAGGGCACGACTGTAGGCATGATGGCCAGTGGACCGGGTATGTTGGCACCAAGCGTCGAGGTCGACTATGGCAAACGATCAGCAAACTCCAAAGCGCACAGAGAAAAGGTTCCACCCTTTGATAACTCCAACATAACAGAATTCCTCCCCGAGCGCTGGCTCAGAACCCAAAAGACGGAAagcggagaagaagagaccgTCTTTGATCCCAACGGCGGACCTGCTCAAGCCTTTGGTCTTGGTCCTCGAGGATGTTTTGGAAAGAAGCTGGCATACATTGAGTTGCGGATATTCTTCACCATGATTTTCTGGGAGTTCAAGATGAACCCTATCAAGCCAGAGTTGAGAAAGCAGGATGAGAGTGTTGCTTTGACGAGGTCGCCGAAGTATGTTTATTTGAGTTTGGAAAAGACAGGACCCCAGCAGAGTGTTTAGATTAAGCAGGCTTGTTTGTTTTGTCGATTATGATATGATGCCATCCGTTACGTCCATAGTTCATTGTACATGGCCACTCTGAAGCCCATCACACTGTCCAAGTATCAACCCAGGAACGCCAAAGTTTGGCAACAACACCCGTGCTTTTGCGAGTTGAGCTGATAGCCACATATGATCAGGGTGCCCTTGAGTCTTGCAGAGAGCCACCGACAACGACCACATCAAGCGGTATGTCTGTCTTGAGTCCTCTCTAAGGGCCTTGGATGCGATTCTCAGAATTTGGGAGAGTGATGAGTCCATTCGTGATTGGGATTCTTGATCTACGTGTAGGCAGGAGTAGAGGACTTGTAGAGCGTGAaagtccaagaaggctgAGTAGACTGTCCACATGAGTCGTTTGCCACCAGAGCTGGTGACTTGCCTGGCCAAGAGCAAGATATCAGTGAATTCCTTGATTATATCAGTCAGctgcttttcttttttaggcTGTTAGTTGCTGCTTACATCACCAAAGCTCTGGATATGGCGCCAGAGTCTCTGCAGACTGACATTATCGGGACCTGCTGCTGATCTTGCCAGTCTCAGGAGCTCCAGCTTCGCACCCTGACACAGGTGATACAGACGCAGTGGCCGGTAGTTTTCCAAATCATCGAGGATTTCGGTAACCGGGTAGTCGTCTCCCCATATTTTGGGTAGGATGGATCGTCCGCTCAGGAACAAGCGCTCGTGGGAGATGTAGTCTGAGGCTTCTCGGGATGAAAAGTCCATGCAGAGCTGGCCGCCATGTACATTCCCCGTAGCGGAATCTGCATCCAAGTATCTGAAAACCCATCAATCTAGGTTCGCATCTCGGAGAGGAAGGCCTACAGTGTGTATAGTAGCATTGTTTGTGAAAGGGACGGCAGTCTTTTCCCATCCAAATATTCGTCGCCATCCAGATACGGCTTCAGGAATGACCGGATACCCTCCAAATGAACCAAAGATGCCCCAGTACTCTCCGAGTCGTAGGCCTCGTACCGTAAAATGAGAAACCACATTGTAAACAACGCGTTTATATCGTCGTCTCGACCCTCAGAATGGCAAATAAGATTAAGCAGAGATGACAAGTCCTGTAGAGCTAGACTGTAGTGCGATGCGGCTGCGGCCCCAAGGCGATGAGCTGCTTCGAGTGATTTGGTCGAATTATCGCTGTCTTGAGCCTGAAGCACTTGTTGAGCTCGCAACTCCATGCTTGCGACGGCAATCAGACTTCTCATCACACCGGAATATTGGCTCGCAATGTGGGTGTAGATGTACGAGAAGCAGCTCCATTTCCAGAGTTTTC comes from Fusarium falciforme chromosome 11, complete sequence and encodes:
- a CDS encoding Zn(2)-C6 fungal-type domain-containing protein, with translation MMVLFYGKLWKWSCFSYIYTHIASQYSGVMRSLIAVASMELRAQQVLQAQDSDNSTKSLEAAHRLGAAAASHYSLALQDLSSLLNLICHSEGRDDDINALFTMWFLILRYEAYDSESTGASLVHLEGIRSFLKPYLDGDEYLDGKRLPSLSQTMLLYTLYLDADSATGNVHGGQLCMDFSSREASDYISHERLFLSGRSILPKIWGDDYPVTEILDDLENYRPLRLYHLCQGAKLELLRLARSAAGPDNVSLQRLWRHIQSFGDEFTDILLLARQVTSSGGKRLMWTVYSAFLDFHALQVLYSCLHVDQESQSRMDSSLSQILRIASKALREDSRQTYRLMWSLSVALCKTQGHPDHMWLSAQLAKARVLLPNFGVPGLILGQCDGLQSGHVQ